One genomic region from Sphingobacterium sp. UGAL515B_05 encodes:
- a CDS encoding DEAD/DEAH box helicase translates to MEFKQLGLIAPLLKAITETGYTHPTAIQQKAIPIVLQGNDLIGCAQTGTGKTAAFALPLLQRLEETKTPGKLVPIRALILTPTRELAIQIGDNINLYRKYLKLNYCTIFGGVSQEKQVKEIKKGVDILVATPGRLLDLMNQKIVSLDKIEILILDEADNMLDMGFIHDIKKILTKIPSKRQTLFFSATMPPNIRKFAHGILHKPFEVDVTPVSSTAEKVNQSVFFVEKKEKIKLLTSLLKKLKHERTIVFSRTKHGADKIVKLLAKNGLRAAAIHGNKSQNARQKALGEFKDSHLKILIATDIAARGIDIEQLPLVINYDLPNVPETYVHRIGRTGRAGQEGKAISFCDVEERPYLADIEKLIGLKIKIEKINK, encoded by the coding sequence ATGGAATTTAAACAACTCGGTTTAATAGCTCCGCTTTTAAAAGCAATAACAGAAACAGGATACACACACCCTACAGCAATTCAACAAAAAGCCATTCCAATTGTATTGCAAGGCAACGATCTTATCGGTTGTGCACAAACGGGAACCGGAAAAACGGCCGCCTTTGCACTTCCGCTTTTACAACGGCTTGAAGAAACTAAGACACCTGGTAAACTCGTGCCGATTAGGGCTTTGATCCTTACACCAACGCGTGAACTGGCCATTCAAATTGGAGACAATATCAACTTATACCGAAAATATCTAAAACTAAACTATTGTACTATTTTCGGTGGCGTAAGCCAAGAAAAGCAAGTTAAAGAAATTAAAAAAGGTGTTGATATTCTTGTTGCTACCCCAGGCCGGTTACTGGATTTAATGAATCAAAAAATAGTTTCTCTAGATAAAATCGAGATCTTGATATTGGACGAGGCGGACAATATGTTGGACATGGGCTTTATTCATGATATCAAAAAGATCCTGACCAAAATTCCTTCAAAAAGACAGACCTTATTCTTCTCGGCAACGATGCCACCCAATATCCGTAAATTTGCACATGGCATATTACACAAGCCTTTTGAGGTTGACGTCACCCCGGTAAGCTCAACAGCCGAGAAAGTAAATCAATCTGTATTTTTTGTTGAAAAGAAGGAAAAGATCAAATTATTGACGAGCCTCTTAAAAAAGCTGAAGCATGAGCGCACCATTGTCTTCTCCAGAACAAAACATGGTGCCGATAAGATCGTTAAGCTGCTTGCAAAAAATGGCTTGAGAGCAGCAGCCATTCACGGAAATAAATCGCAAAATGCAAGACAAAAAGCTTTAGGTGAATTTAAGGACAGTCATCTGAAAATTTTGATCGCTACCGATATTGCGGCTAGAGGAATTGATATCGAACAACTACCGCTTGTCATCAACTATGATCTCCCAAATGTACCGGAAACCTATGTCCATCGCATTGGTAGAACAGGAAGAGCTGGTCAGGAAGGAAAAGCTATTTCTTTTTGCGATGTAGAAGAAAGACCGTATTTGGCTGATATCGAAAAATTGATCGGACTAAAAATCAAGATAGAAAAGATCAATAAATAG
- a CDS encoding cold-shock protein, whose translation MNTGKIKFFNETKGFGFITPEDGSADVFVHVSALKNQVSEGDVVTYDVERTPKGISATNVKLA comes from the coding sequence ATGAATACAGGTAAAATTAAATTTTTCAATGAAACTAAAGGTTTTGGTTTTATTACACCAGAGGATGGTAGTGCAGATGTTTTCGTACACGTTTCTGCGCTTAAAAATCAAGTATCTGAAGGCGACGTTGTTACTTATGATGTAGAAAGAACTCCAAAGGGGATCAGCGCTACAAATGTAAAATTGGCGTAA
- a CDS encoding Gfo/Idh/MocA family oxidoreductase, whose protein sequence is MNRKDFIKTSTVLAASSFFFNAKGSNFLNQSIRVGLIGVNGMGWSDLNALLKNDGLVCTALCDVDENILKKRAEELQKRNIQVETFVDYKKMLNSSIVDAVIIATPDHWHCLQMVDAVNAGKHVYVEKPIGNSIVECQLMVQAAKKNKAIVQVGQWQRSQQHFKDAIDFVHSGKLGKIRLVKAWSYQGWKSAIPIVPDEPVPAGVHYTEWLGPAQKRPFNSNRFHFNFRWFWDYAGGLMTDWGVHMLDYALLGMKVSDPKSIMASGGKFAFPDDAGQTPDTMTAVYEFDGFNIQWEHAKGIDLGPYSRNHGVAFIGNNGTLVLNRSGWEVIPEKGRMEAVTIQPSLDNGLDKHMENFVAAIRQRNPEVLHAPIEVGAHIAIFSQLGNIAFRTGQKLYWDKDKQHFTDQKANKYLASVYHNGYKYPKV, encoded by the coding sequence ATGAATAGAAAAGATTTTATCAAAACGTCTACTGTTTTAGCGGCATCATCATTTTTTTTTAATGCTAAAGGTTCAAACTTTTTAAATCAATCCATCCGGGTTGGATTAATTGGTGTAAATGGTATGGGCTGGTCTGATTTGAATGCATTGTTAAAGAATGATGGTTTGGTGTGTACTGCTCTTTGTGATGTGGATGAAAATATTCTTAAAAAAAGAGCTGAAGAACTTCAAAAAAGAAATATACAGGTCGAAACGTTTGTAGATTATAAGAAGATGCTCAATAGCTCGATTGTGGACGCGGTCATCATTGCCACACCCGATCATTGGCATTGCCTGCAAATGGTCGATGCCGTAAATGCTGGAAAGCATGTATATGTCGAAAAGCCCATCGGTAACTCCATTGTTGAATGTCAATTAATGGTTCAGGCAGCAAAAAAGAATAAGGCTATTGTTCAAGTCGGGCAATGGCAAAGAAGTCAGCAACATTTTAAGGACGCCATTGATTTTGTTCATTCCGGTAAATTGGGCAAAATAAGATTGGTAAAAGCTTGGTCTTATCAAGGGTGGAAAAGTGCTATTCCCATCGTGCCCGATGAACCGGTTCCCGCAGGTGTACATTATACGGAATGGCTAGGTCCGGCACAAAAAAGACCATTTAATTCGAATCGATTCCATTTTAATTTTCGATGGTTTTGGGACTATGCTGGAGGTTTGATGACAGATTGGGGCGTTCATATGTTGGATTATGCGTTACTTGGGATGAAGGTTTCCGATCCAAAATCTATTATGGCCTCTGGAGGTAAGTTTGCGTTCCCGGACGATGCTGGACAAACACCTGATACGATGACTGCTGTGTACGAGTTTGATGGCTTCAATATCCAATGGGAACATGCCAAAGGAATTGATCTCGGACCTTATAGCCGTAATCATGGCGTCGCATTTATTGGTAACAATGGTACGCTGGTCTTGAACAGGTCGGGCTGGGAGGTTATTCCAGAAAAAGGGAGGATGGAAGCGGTCACTATCCAACCTTCTTTAGATAATGGACTGGACAAACATATGGAAAATTTTGTAGCAGCAATTCGCCAACGTAATCCAGAAGTACTGCATGCACCAATTGAAGTGGGGGCGCATATTGCCATCTTTTCCCAGCTCGGAAATATTGCATTCAGGACTGGACAAAAACTCTACTGGGATAAAGATAAACAGCATTTCACCGATCAGAAAGCAAATAAATACTTAGCTTCGGTTTATCATAACGGCTATAAATACCCAAAAGTATAA
- a CDS encoding alpha/beta hydrolase: MSHSINIKTAGKNLEQAEKAIVMIHGRGGSAEDILGMSSYLHVDNFALLAPQAKNHTWYPYSFIAPVQENEPWLSSAIDLIDHTVKLALKSGILAENIYFFGFSQGACLTLEYLARHAQRYGGAIAIIGGVIGEEINRDNYMGDFAQTPIFIGTSDPDFHVPLERVEATVSILAQMNANVKLMVYQDAGHTINREEIDLANEFVLQGI, translated from the coding sequence ATGAGTCATTCAATAAATATTAAAACAGCTGGTAAAAATTTAGAACAGGCAGAAAAAGCCATTGTGATGATCCATGGTCGTGGGGGGAGTGCAGAAGACATCCTTGGCATGTCATCCTATCTTCATGTCGATAATTTTGCACTACTTGCACCGCAGGCAAAAAATCACACTTGGTATCCCTATTCTTTTATTGCTCCCGTACAAGAGAACGAACCCTGGTTGAGTTCCGCAATTGATCTGATCGATCATACGGTTAAACTAGCTTTAAAGAGTGGGATACTCGCCGAAAACATCTATTTTTTTGGATTTTCTCAGGGTGCCTGTTTAACACTAGAATACCTTGCACGGCATGCGCAGCGCTATGGTGGGGCTATAGCAATTATAGGTGGGGTAATCGGTGAAGAAATTAACAGGGATAATTACATGGGGGACTTTGCACAAACGCCTATTTTTATTGGCACGAGCGATCCCGATTTCCATGTTCCTCTTGAGCGGGTTGAAGCTACGGTATCCATCTTAGCACAAATGAATGCCAATGTAAAGCTCATGGTATATCAAGACGCGGGACACACCATCAATCGCGAAGAGATCGATCTCGCAAACGAATTCGTTCTTCAAGGAATATAG
- a CDS encoding GNAT family N-acetyltransferase — protein sequence MAKNRLIKIYKHHYTNKEVMERTEIVLDKNQRGELQLFSDERKAGLMSIAIIDGNLVVYHTEVDEAYEGRGFAKILLEKLVAHARENNMKIVPLCPYVNAQFHRHPELYQDVWFKKTV from the coding sequence ATTGCCAAAAATCGATTAATTAAAATATATAAACATCATTATACAAACAAGGAAGTTATGGAAAGAACTGAAATTGTATTAGACAAAAATCAACGTGGAGAGCTTCAATTATTCTCCGATGAACGCAAAGCAGGCTTAATGAGTATCGCTATCATTGACGGTAATCTCGTTGTTTACCATACAGAGGTGGACGAAGCCTATGAGGGAAGAGGATTTGCAAAAATACTGCTCGAGAAATTGGTAGCTCATGCGCGCGAAAACAACATGAAAATTGTTCCATTATGCCCTTATGTAAATGCGCAGTTTCATCGTCATCCAGAACTATATCAAGACGTTTGGTTTAAAAAAACGGTATAA
- a CDS encoding ring-cleaving dioxygenase, with amino-acid sequence MENKILGLHHITAIADNAKRNLDFYTKVLGVRLVKKTVNFDDPGTYHFYFGNEQGEPGTILTFFPWEGIGKGTAGAGMATHIGYAVPQGSLDFWKNRLGEHQISLQESEIFGEKLISFNDPDGLQLQFIETKDDRKAWTTTDINGEHALKGFHNITLSLKEADPTLKVLTDILGYSLQQQHDNRYRLTTDSIDTANIVDIIADKNLPYGKNAAGTNHHVAFRVKDDNVLMEYREKVLSAGLDITPKIDRDYFFSLYFREPGGVLFEIATDNPGFTVDEPLSSLGSALKLPKQYESYRSQIEQTLPKID; translated from the coding sequence ATGGAAAATAAAATATTAGGGTTACACCACATTACTGCGATAGCAGACAATGCAAAGCGAAATCTCGATTTTTACACGAAAGTATTGGGTGTACGCCTTGTCAAAAAAACAGTTAATTTCGACGACCCCGGCACATACCACTTCTACTTCGGCAATGAACAGGGCGAACCAGGAACGATCCTCACTTTTTTCCCCTGGGAAGGTATCGGAAAAGGTACCGCAGGAGCAGGAATGGCGACTCATATTGGCTATGCCGTACCTCAAGGGAGTTTGGATTTTTGGAAAAATCGCTTAGGGGAACATCAGATTAGTTTACAGGAAAGTGAAATTTTTGGAGAGAAGCTAATTTCATTTAATGATCCCGATGGATTGCAGCTTCAGTTTATTGAAACGAAAGATGATAGAAAAGCATGGACAACGACTGACATCAATGGCGAACATGCACTAAAAGGCTTCCATAATATCACGCTTTCTTTAAAAGAAGCAGATCCGACGCTAAAAGTATTGACCGATATTTTGGGTTATTCGCTCCAACAACAGCATGATAATCGTTATAGGTTAACAACGGATAGCATTGATACGGCTAACATTGTTGACATAATAGCGGATAAAAATCTGCCATACGGCAAAAATGCAGCCGGTACAAATCATCATGTCGCATTTCGGGTAAAGGACGACAATGTTTTGATGGAGTATCGTGAAAAGGTACTTTCAGCAGGGTTAGATATCACACCAAAAATAGATCGAGATTACTTTTTCTCACTCTATTTTCGTGAACCTGGTGGTGTCTTATTTGAAATCGCCACGGACAATCCCGGATTTACGGTAGACGAACCGCTATCCAGCTTAGGATCGGCACTCAAATTGCCAAAGCAATATGAAAGCTACCGTTCGCAGATTGAACAGACATTGCCAAAAATCGATTAA
- a CDS encoding ester cyclase — protein sequence MKNRTIVKVMTFSVLLLTLGCQQPQTNESKEAAQKQLDENKENKRIVLDFYQQMFGDKDVSAVDKYISPGYIQHNPSVADGAAAFKLAAAKWFEGQPKTKIDVQHIASDGDLVFIHLKNKNPDGRLKSTIDIFRLEKGKIVEHWDAQQDVPKNAANAHPMF from the coding sequence ATGAAAAATAGAACAATAGTTAAGGTCATGACTTTCTCTGTTTTATTGCTAACGCTGGGCTGTCAGCAGCCACAGACAAATGAATCAAAGGAGGCTGCACAAAAACAACTTGACGAAAACAAAGAGAATAAAAGAATCGTTTTAGATTTTTATCAGCAAATGTTTGGTGATAAGGATGTTTCTGCAGTTGATAAGTACATTTCTCCCGGATATATCCAACATAATCCCTCTGTTGCGGATGGAGCAGCAGCATTTAAGCTCGCTGCGGCGAAATGGTTTGAAGGGCAGCCTAAAACGAAGATTGATGTGCAACACATTGCTTCGGATGGAGATTTGGTCTTCATACACCTAAAGAATAAGAATCCAGATGGTCGTCTTAAATCAACTATTGATATCTTCAGGCTAGAAAAAGGTAAAATTGTGGAGCATTGGGATGCACAGCAAGATGTTCCTAAAAATGCAGCAAACGCACATCCTATGTTTTAA
- a CDS encoding glycoside hydrolase family 16 protein, translating to MKRVLGLSCFYLLFSACSVHYSPKDHPYVYVQKKDREIKEWKLVWEEHFNSPKLDSSKWSRIPAGGADWNRHMSTDDACFGWENGELILKGIKNTDKNRDSRPFLTGGIWSKGKFAFQYGRIEIRAKLGSAKGAWPAMWMLAELDKYGKYPRNGEIDIMEHLNFDHIIYQTTHSYYTLDLGQKENPKHFGTASIKSEEYNTYGISWYPDRIVFQVNGVDTFTYPRVNGVDPTQWPYDQPFYLLIDQQLGGSWVGEVNQDQLPVEMRVDWVKVYQ from the coding sequence ATGAAAAGAGTCTTAGGCCTAAGTTGTTTTTATCTGTTGTTTTCTGCATGTAGTGTTCATTATAGTCCCAAAGATCATCCTTATGTATATGTGCAAAAGAAAGATCGAGAGATTAAGGAATGGAAGCTGGTATGGGAAGAGCACTTTAATTCCCCTAAGCTAGACAGTAGTAAATGGTCCCGGATTCCAGCAGGCGGAGCCGACTGGAATCGACACATGAGTACAGATGACGCCTGTTTTGGATGGGAAAATGGAGAGTTGATTCTTAAAGGAATTAAAAATACAGACAAAAATAGAGATTCAAGACCATTTTTGACAGGTGGGATATGGAGTAAGGGAAAGTTTGCTTTTCAGTACGGACGCATAGAAATCCGAGCTAAACTTGGAAGTGCAAAAGGGGCATGGCCTGCCATGTGGATGCTGGCGGAGTTAGATAAGTATGGGAAGTATCCGAGAAACGGCGAAATCGATATTATGGAACATCTTAATTTTGATCATATCATTTACCAGACAACACATTCATACTATACCTTAGATCTGGGGCAAAAGGAGAATCCTAAACATTTTGGTACCGCTTCGATCAAATCAGAGGAGTACAATACATATGGTATAAGCTGGTATCCCGATCGTATTGTATTTCAGGTGAATGGAGTTGATACCTTTACTTATCCAAGGGTTAATGGAGTAGACCCCACTCAGTGGCCTTATGATCAACCCTTTTATCTATTGATTGATCAACAGTTGGGCGGGAGCTGGGTTGGTGAGGTAAATCAAGACCAGCTGCCCGTTGAGATGCGTGTCGACTGGGTTAAAGTTTACCAATAG
- a CDS encoding XRE family transcriptional regulator has product MEDNTIFKISNKIKEIRKEKGITIQEVADRAGVSKGLISQIENNRTIPSLLVLINIINALNIDLNEFFKDFNSELDSGPVVVRKKDTYSPFEKESAIGFHYKRIFTSAMDSSTMDIVLLELLPDAQRPMVETEAYEYKYIISGQVEYIFNDQIISLEEGDSIFFNGRLSHTPRNVGSEKAVMLIVYFFENKK; this is encoded by the coding sequence ATGGAAGATAATACGATATTCAAGATTAGCAATAAGATTAAGGAAATTCGAAAAGAAAAAGGAATTACCATACAGGAAGTTGCTGATAGAGCGGGGGTAAGCAAGGGACTTATTTCGCAGATTGAAAATAACAGAACAATACCCTCCTTACTCGTATTGATTAATATCATCAATGCACTGAATATTGATCTTAATGAGTTTTTTAAAGATTTTAATTCTGAATTGGATTCAGGCCCAGTGGTCGTTCGGAAAAAAGATACTTATAGTCCGTTTGAAAAAGAGTCGGCGATTGGTTTCCATTATAAAAGGATTTTTACATCTGCGATGGATAGTTCGACCATGGACATTGTTCTTTTGGAGTTGCTTCCAGATGCACAGCGACCAATGGTTGAGACCGAAGCTTATGAATATAAATATATCATTAGCGGACAGGTTGAGTACATCTTCAATGATCAAATAATTAGCTTAGAAGAGGGCGATTCGATCTTTTTTAATGGGCGATTGTCACATACACCGCGTAATGTTGGAAGTGAAAAGGCCGTCATGCTAATTGTATACTTTTTTGAAAATAAGAAATAG
- a CDS encoding DUF5690 family protein, protein MMELNQRIKRRINRLDEKSVAIVLAVTAFLCYTSMYSFRKSFTASAFADDTIFGVDYKVCMVVIQMLGYLLSKFYGIKFISESKQRNRGRYLIGLICISWIGLLAFAVCPRPWNVVFLFINGFPLGMVWGLVFSYLEGRRFTEIMGAVMSVSLIFASGLIKTVGRWLMSSFHIDEFWMPFLTGLLFFLPFVLCVWILENAPGPTEEDKKLRTERIAMDSKMRKHFFKTFMPGIVLTIIVYTMLTILRDVRDNFEVEIWQMLHVKGAGIFAKVDGTISLIVLLLVSCLIMVKNNLKAFKLIHYMIIIGFLTAGISTYLFTKQWIDGLSWMLLVGLGLYMAYIPYNAIFFERMIATYRMKSNIGFVMYMADSIGYLGSFLILVNKEFMPNSVTWGNYFIQLVFLASIIGAILGIFSLLYFIRKKEQMKGSDDELLAPWHTTKGEVQIS, encoded by the coding sequence ATGATGGAGTTAAACCAACGAATAAAAAGACGCATAAATAGACTGGATGAGAAATCTGTGGCTATTGTTTTGGCTGTAACAGCATTTTTATGTTACACGAGTATGTATTCATTTAGAAAGTCATTTACGGCATCTGCTTTTGCAGATGATACTATTTTTGGTGTCGATTATAAAGTCTGTATGGTGGTCATTCAAATGCTGGGGTATTTGTTGTCCAAGTTTTATGGCATTAAATTTATCTCTGAAAGTAAACAGCGAAATAGAGGGCGGTATTTAATCGGTTTGATTTGTATTTCATGGATAGGGCTTTTGGCATTTGCAGTTTGTCCGAGACCTTGGAATGTTGTCTTTCTTTTTATCAATGGTTTTCCATTGGGAATGGTTTGGGGCTTGGTATTTAGTTATTTAGAAGGAAGGCGGTTTACAGAGATTATGGGGGCAGTGATGTCTGTGAGCTTGATTTTCGCGTCAGGACTGATAAAAACGGTTGGGCGGTGGTTGATGTCTTCTTTTCATATTGATGAGTTTTGGATGCCATTTTTGACAGGTTTACTTTTTTTTCTACCCTTTGTTTTGTGTGTATGGATATTGGAAAATGCTCCAGGGCCAACAGAAGAGGACAAGAAGCTACGGACGGAGCGCATTGCGATGGATAGTAAAATGCGAAAACACTTTTTTAAAACCTTTATGCCGGGTATCGTTTTGACTATTATCGTTTACACCATGCTTACTATTTTACGTGATGTACGCGATAATTTTGAGGTTGAAATCTGGCAGATGTTACATGTGAAAGGGGCGGGCATTTTTGCAAAAGTTGATGGGACTATCTCCTTGATTGTACTGCTGCTGGTAAGTTGTCTAATCATGGTTAAAAATAATCTTAAAGCATTTAAGTTGATCCACTATATGATCATTATAGGTTTTCTGACTGCAGGTATTTCTACCTATTTGTTTACGAAACAATGGATTGACGGTTTAAGTTGGATGTTGCTTGTCGGTTTGGGCTTGTATATGGCATACATTCCTTACAATGCCATATTTTTTGAGCGAATGATCGCAACATATCGTATGAAAAGTAATATTGGTTTTGTTATGTATATGGCTGACTCAATCGGTTATTTGGGTAGTTTTCTGATATTGGTAAACAAAGAATTTATGCCAAATTCTGTTACTTGGGGAAATTACTTTATTCAATTGGTCTTTTTAGCCTCTATTATCGGCGCTATTTTGGGTATCTTCTCTCTACTCTATTTTATTCGAAAAAAAGAACAGATGAAAGGAAGTGATGATGAATTGTTGGCCCCTTGGCATACCACAAAAGGAGAAGTGCAAATTAGTTAA
- a CDS encoding TIGR03364 family FAD-dependent oxidoreductase, which produces MKTNTYDLIIVGGGILGTFHAYHALQMGLRVLQLEKDNFPVGSTVRNFGQVVPSGMAGEWFDYGVRGLEIYQSIQREMDISVRNNGSIYIASDSDEVQVLHELSKHYQGKGYDHELWSKEQVLLKYPVMNADYVKEAIFFPQELSVEPELMIRQLHIYMQNKFVDYTLKYDTTIVACEDKNDAVVVTSSTLENFEGKKLLICNGYEFKILYRSLFDNSGLEISKLQMMRTKPLAHIHLPGNILTGLTIRRYESFEEYCPSFQTIPMPDHYQELRNYGIHILFKQATDGSIIIGDSHEYAAGNRLDELGFSVSSYINELMIAEANRILPMERSWISSSWAGYYSQHKDHILEIDVSPRIHVRTGIGGKGMTASAGYAEQSIEKLF; this is translated from the coding sequence ATGAAAACAAATACATATGATTTAATTATTGTTGGGGGCGGGATTTTAGGGACCTTTCATGCCTATCATGCGTTACAAATGGGATTACGCGTGCTCCAACTCGAAAAAGATAATTTCCCCGTGGGATCTACTGTTCGTAATTTCGGACAGGTAGTGCCATCGGGGATGGCCGGAGAATGGTTTGATTATGGTGTACGAGGACTTGAAATATATCAATCCATTCAGCGGGAGATGGATATATCTGTTAGAAATAACGGCAGCATCTATATTGCTTCGGATAGTGATGAAGTTCAGGTGCTTCACGAGCTGTCTAAGCACTATCAGGGAAAAGGATATGATCATGAACTTTGGTCAAAGGAACAGGTTTTATTGAAATATCCCGTAATGAATGCTGATTATGTTAAAGAGGCTATCTTTTTTCCGCAGGAACTCAGTGTAGAACCCGAGTTAATGATTAGACAGCTGCATATTTATATGCAAAATAAGTTTGTGGACTATACGTTGAAATACGATACGACAATTGTGGCCTGCGAGGATAAAAATGATGCTGTTGTTGTCACGAGCAGTACGCTAGAAAACTTTGAAGGGAAAAAATTGCTTATCTGCAATGGATACGAGTTTAAAATTTTATATCGTTCCTTGTTTGATAATAGCGGGCTTGAAATTAGCAAGCTGCAAATGATGCGTACAAAGCCTTTGGCTCATATTCATCTTCCCGGGAATATCTTAACTGGGTTGACCATTCGTCGATACGAGAGTTTTGAAGAATATTGCCCGTCGTTTCAGACAATTCCAATGCCTGATCACTATCAGGAGCTACGCAATTATGGAATTCATATCCTATTTAAACAGGCCACGGATGGTAGTATTATTATTGGTGATTCGCATGAATATGCAGCGGGCAACAGACTGGATGAACTGGGCTTCTCCGTAAGTTCCTATATCAATGAATTGATGATTGCGGAAGCCAACCGTATCCTGCCAATGGAGCGTAGCTGGATTTCATCTTCCTGGGCAGGTTATTATTCGCAGCACAAAGATCATATTCTTGAAATCGACGTTAGCCCAAGAATACATGTTAGAACCGGTATTGGAGGGAAGGGAATGACCGCAAGTGCTGGCTATGCCGAGCAGAGTATTGAAAAACTTTTTTAA